The following proteins are co-located in the Streptomyces bottropensis ATCC 25435 genome:
- a CDS encoding glycoside hydrolase family 31 protein — MDGRDLVRSVKAIGSAGVAQGLRTVRAAWRRRRADAAALPARGAERARVPGAVVGVEPGPGGGVVRFGRSALRVTVDVNGAVFWGWDGAGPEPSYALAGRCPEPDPRAVLEPDKDGGWRVVAERVTVVVSRLGAVEVRTPGGVTLRRDLPPRWWEPVGGGEGRWVQRSEVAADARFFGLGGRAAGPRLRGGTYRLWNTDPGRPFAPGDDPLCLTMPVQMVVADAGTHLVFHDTTWDGTVTLREGAEGAGSGHDRAGTSEVRMDGGPLRCWVVVGTPARVLHAWAALTGAPALPPAWALGHHHARRGFGSEQEVRRIVAGYREHGLPLDAVHLDIDHHDANQVFTVDAENFPKLPDLADELRRDGIRLVSIVDAAVGARPGDAVYDSGTAEDVFVRDAAGQVVGGLVRAGNSVFPDFTSPRTRAWWGGLYEERLAQGFAGFWHDMNEPTSFAAFGENTLPRSVRHDLEGRGGDHREAHNVYALCMARAAYEGLRRLVPEERPFVFSRSGWAGLQRYGGTWSGDVVTGWPGLRASLSLVLGLGLCGVPYSGPDVGGFDGSPSPELYLRWFQLGAYLPLFRTHAGLRAGRREPWEFGEGVVGHARVALVERRRLLPYFMTLAHLARRTGAPYVRPLWWGAPEDRALRDCEDAFLLGDGLLVAPVLDQGVERRAVRLPRGRWYDTVTERAYEGPGQVLLDAPVSRIPVLARAGAVLPVRGADGGLELEVWAPARGRTGGGLVVPDAGDGWDEPEVERYTARWEGPRVVVERDGDEGPAEPAYPVRVRGLGRE, encoded by the coding sequence ATGGACGGTCGTGACCTGGTGCGTTCGGTGAAGGCGATCGGTTCGGCGGGGGTGGCTCAGGGGCTGCGGACCGTGCGGGCCGCGTGGCGCAGGAGGCGTGCCGACGCCGCCGCGTTGCCGGCGCGGGGCGCCGAGCGGGCTCGGGTGCCCGGGGCGGTGGTGGGTGTGGAGCCGGGCCCGGGCGGCGGGGTCGTCCGGTTCGGCCGGTCGGCGTTGCGGGTCACCGTCGATGTGAACGGGGCGGTGTTCTGGGGGTGGGACGGGGCCGGGCCCGAGCCGTCGTACGCGCTTGCGGGCCGGTGCCCGGAGCCCGATCCGCGGGCCGTTCTGGAGCCGGACAAGGACGGCGGCTGGCGGGTCGTGGCCGAGCGGGTGACGGTCGTGGTGTCGCGGCTCGGTGCCGTGGAGGTGCGTACGCCCGGTGGAGTGACGTTGCGGCGTGATCTGCCGCCCCGGTGGTGGGAGCCGGTCGGTGGGGGCGAGGGGCGCTGGGTGCAGCGTTCCGAGGTGGCGGCGGACGCGCGGTTCTTCGGGCTGGGGGGCCGGGCGGCCGGGCCGCGGTTGCGTGGCGGAACGTATCGGCTGTGGAACACCGACCCCGGCCGCCCGTTCGCGCCCGGTGACGATCCGCTGTGCCTGACGATGCCGGTGCAGATGGTGGTGGCCGACGCGGGCACGCATCTGGTGTTCCACGACACCACGTGGGACGGCACGGTGACGCTGCGGGAGGGCGCGGAGGGGGCCGGGTCCGGGCACGACCGGGCGGGGACGTCCGAGGTGCGGATGGACGGCGGTCCGCTGCGCTGCTGGGTGGTCGTGGGCACCCCCGCACGCGTGCTGCATGCCTGGGCCGCCCTGACCGGGGCTCCGGCGCTGCCGCCCGCGTGGGCGTTGGGACATCATCACGCGCGCCGGGGTTTCGGGAGCGAGCAGGAGGTGCGGCGGATCGTCGCGGGGTACCGGGAGCACGGTCTGCCGCTGGACGCAGTCCATCTGGACATCGACCACCACGACGCCAACCAGGTGTTCACGGTGGATGCGGAGAACTTTCCGAAGCTGCCGGATCTCGCCGACGAGCTGCGGCGGGACGGGATCCGGCTGGTGTCGATCGTCGACGCGGCGGTCGGGGCGCGGCCCGGCGACGCGGTGTACGACAGCGGGACGGCCGAGGACGTCTTCGTGCGGGATGCCGCCGGGCAGGTCGTGGGGGGTCTCGTGCGGGCCGGGAATTCGGTCTTCCCGGATTTCACGAGCCCGCGCACGCGCGCGTGGTGGGGCGGTCTCTACGAGGAGCGGCTGGCGCAGGGCTTCGCCGGGTTCTGGCACGACATGAACGAGCCCACGTCGTTCGCGGCGTTCGGTGAGAACACGCTGCCCCGGTCCGTCCGGCACGACCTGGAGGGCAGGGGCGGCGATCATCGCGAGGCGCACAACGTGTACGCGCTGTGCATGGCCCGTGCCGCGTACGAGGGGCTGCGTCGGTTGGTGCCCGAGGAGCGGCCGTTCGTCTTCTCGCGGTCCGGGTGGGCCGGCCTCCAGCGCTACGGGGGGACGTGGTCGGGGGACGTGGTGACGGGCTGGCCCGGGCTGCGGGCGTCGCTGTCGCTGGTGCTGGGGCTCGGTCTGTGCGGGGTGCCGTACTCGGGTCCGGATGTGGGCGGGTTCGACGGGAGTCCGTCGCCGGAGCTGTATCTGCGGTGGTTCCAGCTCGGGGCGTATCTGCCGCTGTTCCGTACGCACGCGGGTCTGCGGGCGGGGCGCCGGGAGCCGTGGGAGTTCGGGGAGGGGGTCGTCGGGCACGCGCGCGTGGCGCTCGTCGAGCGACGGCGGTTGCTGCCGTACTTCATGACGCTGGCCCATCTGGCGCGTCGTACGGGGGCGCCCTATGTGCGTCCGCTGTGGTGGGGGGCGCCCGAGGACCGGGCGTTGCGTGACTGCGAGGACGCGTTCCTGCTGGGTGACGGTCTGCTGGTGGCGCCGGTGCTGGATCAGGGTGTGGAGCGGCGTGCGGTGCGGCTGCCGCGGGGGCGTTGGTACGACACGGTGACGGAACGGGCGTACGAAGGGCCGGGGCAGGTACTGCTCGACGCGCCTGTGTCACGCATCCCGGTACTCGCGCGCGCGGGTGCCGTGCTGCCGGTCCGGGGCGCCGACGGCGGCCTGGAGCTGGAGGTGTGGGCACCCGCGCGCGGGCGGACGGGGGGCGGGCTCGTGGTGCCGGACGCGGGCGACGGCTGGGACGAGCCGGAGGTCGAGCGGTACACGGCGCGCTGGGAGGGGCCGCGTGTGGTGGTGGAGCGGGACGGGGACGAGGGCCCGGCCGAGCCCGCGTATCCCGTGCGGGTACGCGGGCTCGGCCGGGAGTGA
- a CDS encoding acetoacetate--CoA ligase translates to MTSANPSPLWQPDAERVAGARITAFQSWAAQHHGAPAEGGYPALHRWSVDELETFWKAVTEWFDVRFSTPYARVLGDRAMPGAAWFPGATLNYAEHALRAADTRADEPALLHVDETHEPRAVTWTELRRQVGSLAAELRALGVRPGDRVSGYLPNIPEAVVALLATAAVGGVWTSCAPDFGARSVLDRFQQVEPVVLFTVDGYRYGGKEHDRRDTVAELRRELPTLRAVVHIPVLGTQAPEGAQEWSALTSADVPPVFEQVPFDHPLWVLYSSGTTGLPKAIVQSQGGILVEHLKQLGLHCDLGPEDRFFWYTSTGWMMWNFLVSGLLTGTTVVLYDGSPGHPDTGAQWSVAERTGATLFGTSAAYVMACRKAGIHPGRDYDLSRVQCVGTTGSPLPPDGFRWLHDEVREDLWIASVSGGTDVCSCFAGAVPTLPVHIGELQAPGLGTDLQSWDPSGKPLVDEVGELVVTNPMPSMPIHFWNDPDGTRYHDSYFDTYPGVWRHGDWITLTSRGSVVIHGRSDSTLNRQGVRMGSADIYEAVERLPEIKESLVIGVEQPDGGYWMPLFVHLAPGATLDEALLGRIKRTIREHLSPRHVPDEVIEVPGVPHTLTGKRIEVPVKRLLQGTPLEKAVNPGSIDNLELLRFYEDLARERA, encoded by the coding sequence ATGACCTCAGCGAACCCCTCGCCGCTCTGGCAGCCCGACGCGGAGCGCGTCGCCGGGGCCCGGATCACCGCGTTCCAGTCCTGGGCGGCCCAACACCACGGAGCCCCCGCCGAGGGCGGATACCCGGCCCTGCACCGCTGGTCCGTCGACGAACTCGAGACGTTCTGGAAAGCCGTCACCGAGTGGTTCGACGTACGGTTCTCCACCCCCTACGCGCGCGTGCTCGGCGACCGCGCCATGCCCGGCGCCGCATGGTTCCCCGGAGCCACCCTCAACTACGCCGAACACGCCCTGCGCGCCGCCGACACCCGCGCCGACGAACCGGCCCTGCTCCACGTCGACGAGACCCATGAACCCCGCGCCGTGACCTGGACCGAGCTGCGCCGCCAGGTCGGCTCACTCGCCGCCGAACTCCGCGCTCTCGGCGTACGCCCCGGAGACCGCGTCAGCGGCTACCTCCCGAACATCCCCGAGGCCGTCGTCGCCCTCCTCGCCACGGCCGCCGTCGGCGGCGTCTGGACCTCCTGCGCCCCGGACTTCGGCGCCCGCAGCGTCCTCGACCGCTTCCAGCAGGTCGAACCCGTCGTCCTGTTCACCGTCGACGGCTACCGCTACGGCGGCAAGGAACACGACCGCCGCGACACCGTCGCCGAACTCCGCCGCGAACTGCCCACCCTGCGCGCCGTCGTCCACATCCCCGTCCTCGGCACGCAGGCCCCCGAGGGCGCCCAGGAATGGTCCGCCCTGACCTCCGCCGACGTCCCGCCGGTCTTCGAACAGGTCCCGTTCGACCACCCGTTGTGGGTGCTCTACTCCTCCGGTACCACGGGCCTCCCCAAAGCCATCGTCCAGTCGCAGGGCGGCATCCTGGTCGAACACCTCAAACAGCTCGGCCTGCACTGCGACCTCGGCCCCGAGGACCGTTTCTTCTGGTACACCTCCACCGGCTGGATGATGTGGAACTTCCTCGTCTCCGGCCTCCTCACCGGCACCACGGTCGTCCTGTACGACGGCAGCCCCGGCCACCCCGACACCGGCGCCCAGTGGAGCGTCGCCGAACGCACCGGCGCCACCCTCTTCGGCACCTCCGCCGCCTACGTCATGGCCTGCCGCAAGGCCGGCATCCACCCGGGCCGCGACTACGACCTCTCCCGCGTCCAGTGCGTCGGCACCACCGGCTCCCCACTCCCGCCCGACGGCTTCCGCTGGCTCCACGACGAGGTCCGCGAAGACCTGTGGATCGCCTCCGTCAGCGGCGGCACCGACGTCTGCTCCTGCTTCGCCGGAGCCGTCCCCACGCTCCCGGTCCACATCGGTGAACTCCAGGCCCCCGGCCTCGGCACCGACCTCCAGTCCTGGGACCCCAGCGGCAAACCCCTCGTCGACGAGGTCGGCGAACTCGTCGTCACCAACCCCATGCCGTCCATGCCGATCCACTTCTGGAACGACCCCGACGGCACCCGCTACCACGACAGCTACTTCGACACCTACCCCGGCGTCTGGCGCCACGGCGACTGGATCACCCTCACCTCCCGAGGCTCCGTCGTCATCCACGGCCGCTCCGACTCCACCCTGAACCGCCAGGGCGTCCGCATGGGTTCGGCCGACATCTACGAAGCGGTGGAACGACTCCCCGAGATCAAGGAGTCCCTCGTCATCGGCGTCGAACAGCCCGACGGCGGCTACTGGATGCCCCTCTTCGTCCACCTCGCCCCCGGCGCGACCCTCGACGAAGCCCTCCTCGGCCGCATCAAGCGGACCATCCGCGAACACCTCTCACCGCGCCACGTCCCCGACGAGGTCATCGAAGTCCCCGGAGTCCCGCACACCCTCACCGGCAAACGCATCGAGGTCCCCGTCAAACGGCTCCTCCAGGGCACTCCCTTGGAGAAGGCGGTCAACCCCGGTTCCATCGACAACCTCGAACTCCTCCGCTTCTACGAGGACCTGGCCCGCGAACGAGCCTGA